A genomic window from Algoriphagus sp. Y33 includes:
- a CDS encoding response regulator transcription factor — MKESYNIIIADDHVMFLDGLHNILTEIPQINTIHLATDGLQVLRILSHFHNIDLVISDINMPKMNGLELLSKVKESHPEIKFFLLSMLDDIRTINNAIRKQADGYLLKFADKEELKAGIAEVLLGQQYFSPAVKTKYMEGVFNNKANQEVKLSKREKEILKLLADELTSNEVAEKLFISINTVETHRKNILLKTGSKTTIGAVKFAIENGYFD, encoded by the coding sequence ATGAAAGAATCTTATAATATCATTATTGCCGACGATCATGTGATGTTCTTGGATGGACTGCACAATATCCTCACCGAAATCCCACAAATCAACACTATCCACCTAGCTACTGACGGCTTGCAAGTGCTGCGGATATTGTCTCATTTTCACAACATAGATCTGGTAATCAGCGATATCAATATGCCCAAAATGAATGGACTGGAACTCCTGTCAAAAGTAAAGGAATCCCATCCGGAAATTAAATTCTTCTTGCTCAGCATGCTTGATGACATCAGAACAATCAACAATGCCATAAGAAAGCAGGCAGATGGTTACCTACTGAAATTTGCCGATAAGGAAGAGCTAAAAGCAGGGATCGCTGAAGTCTTGTTGGGGCAGCAATACTTCTCTCCTGCTGTAAAAACAAAGTACATGGAGGGCGTATTCAACAACAAAGCCAACCAAGAAGTAAAGTTGTCCAAGAGGGAAAAAGAAATTCTGAAACTGCTGGCTGATGAATTGACTTCCAATGAAGTGGCAGAGAAGCTATTTATTTCTATCAATACCGTGGAAACCCACAGGAAAAACATTCTGCTCAAAACAGGCTCAAAGACAACAATCGGAGCCGTTAAATTTGCCATAGAGAATGGCTATTTTGATTGA
- a CDS encoding TonB-dependent receptor produces the protein MRQIFTFLLLYFIITNSLFSQNMLLKGKVISKGEPVEFANVYVKGLSKGAVTDRDGGFSIAISETGTYTVQASMVGFQTAQKVVKIPSENMSTLVFELQEMDGGLDEVVVSGTMQEVSKLDSPVPVEVYSANFFRANPTPSIFESLQNVNGVRPQINCNVCNTGDIHINGLEGPYTMVLIDGMPIVSGLATVYGLTGIPQSLIDRVEVVKGPASTLYGSEAVGGLINVITKKPESAPLVSTDILATGWGEMNLDLGLRSNWGSTIQSLTGVNAFYYDNPIDNNSDGFTDVTLSKRISFFQKINVMRPENRLFTVAGRYVYEDRWGGEMNWTSADRGGDEVYGESIYTSRWEAFGTWELPTAEAINFQFSANGHSQNSVYGTTVYNADQYIGFGQLTWAKTAQKHGLLLGMAYRYTYYDDNTVATAKSGSDENAPSVIHLPGAFLQDEIKLTANQSLLLGVRYDYNSIHGSIFSPRMNYKLSSSDKSMVFRLSAGNGFRVANVFTEDHAALTGAREVIFTEELKPEQSWNVNANLVKKIYTDKGTFIGLDGSAFYTYFTNRIIPDYESNPNQIIYANLDGSAVSKGISLNVNAIWANGFNLTGGATLMDVNIEEEGIKTRQLLTERFSGVWSVGYEFFRLGLSVDYTGNVYSPMRLPLLGALDDRPGYSSWYSIQNIQLTKSLGEKWEIYGGVKNLLDFTPPANSIARAFDPFDKNVIVAPDGSVVPTPDNPNALTFDPTYVYAPNQGIRGFLGVRFRISE, from the coding sequence ATGAGACAGATTTTTACTTTTTTACTCCTTTATTTCATAATTACTAACAGTCTTTTCAGCCAGAATATGCTTCTGAAAGGGAAAGTTATTTCGAAGGGAGAACCTGTTGAATTTGCCAATGTCTATGTCAAGGGCTTGTCCAAAGGAGCTGTCACAGATAGGGATGGAGGCTTTTCAATAGCTATTTCCGAAACTGGTACTTACACTGTTCAGGCATCCATGGTGGGCTTTCAAACTGCACAGAAAGTGGTGAAAATTCCAAGTGAGAACATGTCAACTTTGGTTTTTGAGCTTCAGGAGATGGACGGAGGATTGGATGAGGTCGTAGTCAGCGGAACAATGCAGGAAGTCTCAAAACTGGATAGTCCTGTACCCGTAGAAGTGTATAGTGCCAATTTCTTTAGGGCAAATCCCACTCCTTCGATTTTTGAATCCCTCCAAAATGTGAACGGTGTTCGTCCGCAGATCAACTGCAATGTATGCAACACGGGTGATATTCACATCAATGGCTTAGAAGGCCCATACACCATGGTTTTGATAGACGGAATGCCAATTGTGAGTGGATTGGCGACGGTTTATGGTTTGACGGGGATTCCTCAATCATTAATCGACAGAGTGGAAGTGGTAAAAGGACCTGCATCTACACTATATGGTTCAGAGGCTGTGGGAGGGTTGATCAACGTAATCACAAAAAAGCCGGAATCTGCACCCTTGGTGTCGACGGACATCTTGGCGACAGGTTGGGGAGAAATGAATCTGGATCTGGGCTTACGTTCAAATTGGGGATCAACTATTCAATCGCTTACCGGTGTGAATGCTTTTTATTATGACAATCCTATTGACAATAATAGCGATGGCTTTACAGATGTGACACTTTCGAAGCGAATCTCGTTTTTCCAGAAAATCAATGTTATGAGACCGGAAAACAGACTATTTACTGTTGCGGGAAGGTATGTCTATGAAGATCGTTGGGGAGGGGAAATGAACTGGACCAGTGCGGATCGGGGAGGAGATGAAGTGTATGGAGAGAGTATTTATACCAGTAGATGGGAGGCTTTTGGAACATGGGAGCTACCAACTGCCGAGGCTATAAACTTCCAATTTTCCGCGAATGGACATAGCCAAAACTCAGTGTATGGAACAACAGTCTACAACGCCGATCAATACATAGGCTTCGGGCAATTGACTTGGGCCAAAACGGCTCAAAAGCATGGGTTGTTACTTGGGATGGCTTATCGATATACTTATTATGATGATAATACGGTCGCTACTGCTAAGTCAGGTTCAGACGAAAATGCGCCTTCTGTCATTCATCTACCGGGAGCTTTTCTGCAGGATGAAATTAAGCTGACTGCCAATCAAAGTTTACTGTTGGGAGTCCGTTACGATTACAATTCCATTCATGGATCGATTTTTTCCCCACGCATGAATTACAAACTTTCCTCTTCTGACAAAAGCATGGTATTCAGGCTTTCTGCCGGAAATGGTTTTCGGGTAGCCAATGTGTTTACCGAGGATCATGCAGCATTGACCGGTGCAAGGGAAGTGATATTTACGGAGGAGTTGAAGCCTGAACAAAGCTGGAATGTAAACGCCAATCTGGTGAAGAAAATCTATACTGATAAGGGGACTTTTATTGGGTTGGATGGCTCTGCATTCTACACTTATTTCACAAACCGTATTATTCCTGACTACGAGTCAAACCCAAATCAGATAATTTACGCCAATCTGGATGGTTCGGCGGTTTCTAAAGGTATTTCATTGAATGTCAATGCGATATGGGCGAATGGCTTCAATCTAACAGGGGGCGCTACGCTGATGGATGTAAATATAGAGGAGGAGGGGATTAAGACACGACAATTGCTTACTGAGCGTTTTTCCGGTGTTTGGTCAGTAGGTTATGAGTTTTTCCGTCTCGGACTTTCGGTGGATTACACAGGGAATGTCTACAGTCCGATGCGTTTACCACTATTGGGAGCGTTGGATGATCGTCCTGGTTATTCGTCTTGGTATAGTATTCAAAATATACAGCTGACCAAGTCTCTGGGGGAAAAATGGGAGATCTATGGAGGAGTCAAAAACTTATTGGACTTTACTCCTCCTGCAAACAGTATCGCAAGAGCTTTTGATCCTTTTGACAAAAACGTCATTGTTGCCCCTGATGGCTCGGTGGTTCCTACCCCTGATAATCCCAATGCACTTACTTTTGATCCTACTTATGTGTATGCTCCAAACCAAGGCATTCGAGGTTTCTTGGGTGTTAGATTTAGAATTTCAGAATGA
- a CDS encoding metal-dependent transcriptional regulator has protein sequence MASQTEENYLKSLFNLANDKNEINISELANQMQVSMPTVNSMVKTLQKNEWVVYEKYKPVALTPKGKKEAALIIRKHRLTEMFLVNKMGFGWEEVHEIAEQVEHIHAPKFFERMDEMMGFPTIDPHGSPIPDKLGRIQEINYLSLSDCKAGQTVILAALTNSSTEFLEFLNGRNLSLGTELKILSKEVYDQSIVVCYLDHNSETLSEKVCEKLLVKVVE, from the coding sequence ATGGCATCTCAGACTGAAGAAAATTACCTCAAATCACTTTTCAACCTGGCAAATGACAAGAATGAGATCAACATCTCGGAGCTTGCAAACCAGATGCAAGTCAGTATGCCCACTGTAAATAGCATGGTAAAAACACTTCAGAAAAATGAATGGGTGGTCTATGAAAAGTATAAACCTGTGGCACTTACCCCCAAAGGCAAAAAAGAAGCTGCGCTGATCATCCGAAAGCATAGACTAACGGAGATGTTTTTGGTCAATAAAATGGGGTTTGGATGGGAAGAGGTACATGAAATAGCAGAACAGGTGGAACATATCCACGCTCCAAAATTCTTTGAGCGAATGGATGAAATGATGGGTTTTCCGACCATTGACCCCCATGGTTCCCCTATTCCAGACAAGCTAGGAAGAATACAAGAAATTAATTACCTCAGTTTATCTGATTGTAAGGCTGGTCAAACTGTTATACTCGCTGCGCTTACGAATTCATCTACTGAATTTTTGGAATTTCTCAATGGACGAAACCTCAGTTTAGGCACTGAGCTTAAAATTCTATCCAAAGAAGTATATGACCAAAGTATTGTTGTGTGCTATTTAGACCACAACAGTGAAACTTTGTCAGAAAAGGTCTGTGAGAAGTTGTTGGTGAAGGTGGTGGAGTAA
- a CDS encoding amidohydrolase family protein translates to MIIDVHTHINNYHEERVVSLEDCLNKLTETMEENQVDYSLVLTSYKVNEHRPSTQKVVEAIANRNNLGVVAGISYLNYNHHDLQEIAEYLESGLIKGLKLYPGYEPFYPNDMRMKVVYDMAIEYDVPVMFHSGDTYSPTGRVKYSHPLHHDDLAVDYPELKIVICHVGNPWIKDCMEVTYKNQNVHADFSGLVLGDFSEKFEKWMKHELEQMITYAGNPKYLLYGTDWPISSMKSYLNFMKNLDLPDDKKEMILWKNAAELFKIDVDNLK, encoded by the coding sequence ATGATCATAGACGTACATACCCACATCAATAATTACCATGAAGAGCGGGTGGTTTCACTGGAAGATTGTCTGAATAAGCTGACCGAAACCATGGAGGAAAATCAGGTAGACTACTCTTTGGTCCTCACATCGTACAAAGTCAACGAACACAGACCAAGCACCCAAAAGGTGGTTGAGGCTATTGCAAATAGGAATAATCTGGGTGTGGTCGCTGGTATAAGTTACCTAAATTACAACCACCATGACTTACAGGAAATTGCTGAATACCTAGAATCAGGTCTTATCAAAGGCTTGAAACTCTACCCTGGCTATGAGCCGTTTTACCCAAATGATATGCGTATGAAGGTAGTCTATGACATGGCAATAGAATATGATGTACCGGTGATGTTTCATTCCGGAGATACCTATTCACCCACAGGACGGGTAAAATATTCCCACCCTCTTCATCACGATGATCTTGCGGTAGATTATCCTGAGTTGAAAATCGTGATTTGTCATGTAGGCAATCCATGGATCAAAGACTGCATGGAAGTCACTTATAAAAACCAGAATGTACACGCCGATTTTTCCGGATTAGTGCTTGGTGATTTTTCAGAGAAATTTGAGAAGTGGATGAAACATGAGCTGGAGCAAATGATCACCTATGCAGGAAATCCAAAATATTTGCTTTATGGAACTGATTGGCCCATTTCTTCGATGAAATCCTATTTGAATTTTATGAAAAACCTGGATTTGCCTGATGATAAAAAAGAAATGATCCTTTGGAAAAACGCCGCCGAATTGTTCAAAATAGACGTGGATAATCTCAAATAG
- a CDS encoding alpha/beta fold hydrolase, translating to MKNKFFLTMAVALAAISVSQAQDKLKSMPGYEQYQKITPQIRFSVKPGSLNVTWTEDGKSFEYVEDGKLLSFSVKTKKVTEVGDAPKPERRIWNRPARGRQFDSAESPDGKFKAFTKDRNMYLSDADGSNVIAITSDGNEENQIKYGIATWVYGEELGQNTAMWWSPDGSKIAFYRFVEKDVKKYYVLLNQLSLYDSLEIEAYPKVGEPNLPVDLMVYDLATKKVTELDIRDGKPYSDGDLGTYIYDISWTPDGKELLYHSTNRRQNILELRAANPETGKSRTVIREEWLPSFVENSPEIEVLADGKHFIWASERSGFNNYYLYNFDGTLVNPITTHPFEVSNIVKVDEDAKMLYYMARSGDNHMLMQLHRVQLDGSKDTRLTDPTYNHTVTISPDGKYFVDIAQTHDIAPFTNLVDAKGKVVSELAKSDMSKFKELGLKKVEVFTFTSRDGVTELHGMIHFPSDFDPAKKYPVILSNYGGPATNAFRESFTLPDPLTEYGFLVLNIDGRNVRGRGKKLLDQLYGNLGLVEMDDFAEGIKSLHDRPYFDKDRVGVYGTSYGGTTAASMLLRFPELVHAAVANSSVTDWRLYDNIYTERFMSTLDTNEEGYNRFSLMNKADQLEGELLIFFGTADNNVHPSNSLMLIKAFQDAGKSIEVQIAPDGGHTALNRDRMMEFFIEHLVTDYKKEVR from the coding sequence ATGAAGAATAAGTTCTTCCTTACTATGGCGGTAGCACTAGCCGCCATTTCTGTTTCTCAAGCTCAGGATAAGCTGAAAAGCATGCCCGGTTATGAGCAATACCAAAAAATAACCCCTCAAATTAGATTTTCAGTAAAACCAGGCAGCCTAAATGTAACCTGGACAGAAGATGGCAAATCCTTCGAATATGTAGAAGATGGTAAACTTCTGTCTTTCTCAGTAAAGACCAAAAAGGTAACTGAAGTTGGAGATGCGCCTAAGCCAGAAAGGAGAATCTGGAACCGCCCTGCCCGTGGCCGTCAATTTGATTCCGCTGAGTCTCCGGATGGGAAATTCAAAGCATTCACCAAAGATAGAAACATGTACCTCAGTGATGCTGATGGCAGCAATGTAATCGCCATCACTTCAGATGGCAACGAAGAAAATCAGATAAAATACGGTATTGCGACTTGGGTTTATGGTGAGGAATTGGGACAAAATACCGCAATGTGGTGGTCTCCTGATGGAAGTAAGATCGCTTTTTACAGATTTGTGGAAAAGGATGTAAAAAAATACTATGTGCTTTTGAATCAACTGAGTTTGTATGATTCTCTTGAGATCGAAGCCTATCCCAAAGTAGGTGAGCCTAATCTTCCTGTGGATCTGATGGTCTATGATCTAGCTACTAAAAAGGTGACTGAGCTGGATATCAGGGATGGCAAGCCTTACAGTGATGGAGATTTGGGAACTTATATTTATGACATTTCCTGGACTCCCGATGGCAAGGAATTGCTTTACCACAGTACCAATAGACGGCAGAATATACTGGAATTACGCGCTGCTAATCCTGAGACAGGAAAAAGCAGAACTGTAATCAGAGAAGAGTGGCTTCCAAGTTTTGTGGAGAACTCTCCGGAGATTGAAGTTTTAGCTGACGGCAAACACTTTATCTGGGCCTCGGAAAGATCTGGTTTCAATAATTATTACCTGTATAATTTTGATGGAACATTGGTGAATCCAATTACCACTCATCCTTTCGAAGTATCCAATATCGTCAAGGTAGATGAGGATGCTAAAATGCTATATTATATGGCTCGCAGCGGCGATAACCATATGCTTATGCAGCTTCATCGAGTACAGCTTGATGGATCAAAAGATACCAGGTTGACAGATCCGACTTACAATCACACAGTGACAATCTCTCCTGACGGGAAATACTTTGTGGATATTGCACAGACTCATGATATAGCTCCGTTCACCAATTTGGTGGACGCCAAAGGCAAGGTAGTTTCCGAGTTGGCAAAAAGTGACATGAGTAAGTTTAAAGAACTGGGATTGAAAAAAGTGGAAGTATTTACTTTCACATCAAGAGATGGAGTGACTGAATTGCACGGAATGATTCATTTCCCTTCTGATTTTGATCCAGCTAAGAAATATCCTGTAATTCTAAGTAACTACGGCGGACCGGCGACTAACGCTTTCAGAGAGTCATTTACATTGCCTGATCCATTGACAGAATATGGCTTCTTGGTGTTGAATATTGACGGTAGAAATGTTAGAGGACGTGGCAAGAAATTGCTTGATCAGTTATATGGGAATTTGGGCTTGGTAGAAATGGATGATTTTGCCGAAGGCATTAAATCACTTCATGACCGTCCATATTTCGACAAGGATAGAGTGGGTGTTTACGGGACTTCTTACGGTGGAACTACCGCGGCTTCCATGCTGCTTAGATTCCCGGAGTTGGTTCATGCAGCGGTTGCCAACTCATCGGTGACAGACTGGAGATTGTATGACAATATCTACACCGAGCGCTTTATGAGTACGCTGGATACTAACGAGGAAGGTTATAATAGATTCAGCTTAATGAATAAGGCTGATCAGCTTGAGGGAGAATTATTGATTTTCTTCGGTACTGCGGATAATAACGTACATCCATCCAACTCGCTAATGCTAATCAAAGCATTTCAGGACGCCGGCAAAAGCATAGAAGTGCAGATTGCCCCGGATGGAGGCCACACAGCTTTAAATCGAGATAGAATGATGGAGTTTTTCATCGAACATTTGGTGACGGATTATAAGAAAGAAGTTCGTTAA
- a CDS encoding serine hydrolase — protein MKSFNPLSKLLIVTFCLFSQIPQLVYSQALDAKIDSLLETAFSPEGPGAVFLVAKAGKPIYRKAFGKANLELNVPMAPGNVFEIGSMTKQFTAVSILMLVDQGKLRLNDEITNFIPDYPTRGKSITVHHLLTHTSGIKSFTSMKALRTIERGDLTPPELIDFFNNEPMDFDPGEEFKYNNSGYVILGHIIEILSGQSYAEFVKEHIFTKLEMNSSQYASHSQVIENRAYGYHRKDKYVNKNYVSLSLPYASGSLMSTVDDMLKWNEAIKNNTLVKEATKNKAFENYTLKNGEKINYGYGWHITTLNDAVSFEHGGSIFGFKSMGVYLPEEDIYVVGLSNCDCNSPTELARDIAELAMGN, from the coding sequence ATGAAGTCCTTTAACCCACTAAGCAAACTGCTGATTGTTACCTTTTGCCTCTTTTCACAAATCCCTCAACTCGTCTATTCCCAAGCATTGGATGCTAAGATAGATTCTTTGCTCGAAACTGCTTTTTCTCCTGAAGGTCCAGGAGCTGTTTTCTTGGTGGCCAAAGCCGGAAAACCTATTTATAGAAAAGCGTTTGGAAAGGCTAACTTGGAGCTAAATGTTCCAATGGCTCCCGGTAACGTCTTCGAAATTGGCTCCATGACCAAGCAATTTACAGCTGTATCTATCTTGATGCTGGTAGACCAAGGAAAACTCCGACTTAACGATGAAATCACGAATTTTATTCCCGACTACCCTACCCGTGGCAAAAGCATTACAGTTCATCACCTGCTGACACATACCTCAGGCATCAAAAGCTTCACAAGTATGAAGGCTCTGCGTACTATTGAAAGGGGAGATTTGACCCCACCAGAATTGATTGATTTCTTCAATAATGAACCTATGGACTTTGATCCCGGAGAAGAGTTCAAATACAACAACTCAGGCTATGTCATTTTAGGGCATATCATAGAAATACTGTCAGGGCAGTCTTATGCTGAATTTGTAAAAGAACACATTTTCACCAAGCTCGAAATGAACTCTTCCCAATATGCCAGCCATTCCCAAGTTATTGAAAACCGCGCATATGGCTACCACCGCAAGGATAAATATGTAAACAAGAACTACGTCAGTTTGAGTTTGCCGTATGCATCAGGATCGCTGATGTCCACTGTAGATGATATGCTCAAATGGAATGAAGCAATCAAAAACAACACATTGGTCAAAGAAGCAACCAAGAACAAAGCATTTGAAAATTATACCTTAAAAAATGGCGAAAAGATCAACTACGGTTATGGCTGGCATATTACCACTTTGAATGATGCTGTAAGTTTTGAGCATGGGGGCAGCATTTTTGGGTTTAAATCCATGGGGGTGTACTTGCCTGAAGAAGATATTTATGTAGTCGGATTAAGTAATTGTGATTGTAACTCGCCCACTGAATTGGCAAGAGATATTGCGGAGTTAGCTATGGGAAATTGA
- a CDS encoding aldo/keto reductase, whose translation MEYRKLGNTGLDLSVLGFGASPMGDVFNVSDEKDGYRAVHYAIDHGVNFFDVSPFYGITLAEKRLGNALEGKRDQVVLATKCGRYDLQEFDFSEKRILQSVDESLSRLKTDYVDLLQLHDIEFVDKHQILNEAWPTLVKLKESGKARFIGITGLPVNYLAEITRNIKVDTVLSWAHYNLLEDEINRELVPLSKKKGFGLMNAAPLMQRILSDAPLPDWHRSPPAMKAMQSELLKLCAGYGVKLSDVAIRYALDHPDITTTIVGMCDLATITQNVGALDFRIPVGLLGEIETLVAPVKNQMWYEGKPENNI comes from the coding sequence ATGGAATACCGAAAGTTAGGAAACACAGGTTTAGATTTGTCTGTTCTTGGATTTGGAGCATCACCCATGGGAGATGTTTTTAATGTTTCTGACGAAAAAGATGGATATCGTGCCGTTCATTATGCGATTGACCATGGTGTGAATTTCTTCGATGTTTCACCTTTTTATGGAATTACCTTAGCGGAAAAGCGATTGGGCAATGCTCTCGAAGGAAAACGTGACCAAGTGGTTTTAGCAACTAAATGTGGGCGTTATGACTTGCAGGAATTTGATTTTTCTGAGAAGAGAATCCTTCAAAGCGTAGATGAATCACTTAGCCGCCTTAAAACTGACTATGTAGACTTACTCCAACTTCACGACATCGAGTTTGTAGATAAGCACCAAATACTCAATGAAGCCTGGCCTACTTTGGTAAAGCTAAAAGAATCCGGAAAAGCCCGGTTTATAGGAATCACTGGGCTACCGGTAAATTACCTGGCAGAAATCACACGAAATATAAAGGTGGACACTGTGCTTTCTTGGGCACATTACAATTTGCTGGAAGACGAAATCAATCGGGAACTCGTGCCGCTTTCGAAGAAAAAAGGATTCGGACTGATGAATGCAGCTCCTTTGATGCAGCGTATTCTTTCAGATGCTCCATTGCCGGACTGGCATCGATCTCCTCCTGCTATGAAAGCAATGCAATCAGAGTTGCTTAAGCTTTGTGCGGGCTATGGAGTAAAACTAAGTGATGTCGCAATCCGCTATGCATTGGATCATCCCGATATTACTACCACGATCGTGGGGATGTGTGATCTTGCCACTATCACGCAAAATGTGGGTGCTCTGGATTTCAGAATTCCTGTAGGGCTGTTAGGAGAAATAGAAACGCTGGTAGCTCCTGTCAAAAACCAAATGTGGTATGAAGGCAAGCCCGAAAACAATATTTAG
- a CDS encoding zinc-binding alcohol dehydrogenase family protein produces MKALVLTAIGKTELREVEKPVPKSGEVLLKVGMVGFCGGDLNSYRGLFPLQEYPNILGHEVGGTIEDLGNNVPADIKVGMKVTVYPYLNCGKCIACRKGARNACKENKTMGVRRPGAMCRYIALPWQDVFPSEKLSLRELALAEPLTVGFHSVNRAKATSQDRVAVIGCGIVGLGAVAAAVERGAEVIAIDLDDAKLDIAKKIGVRHTINPKKLDLHQALQEMTTNDGPDVIIEAVGSPITYRQAVEEVAFTGRVVCIGYAKTPVEFNTSLFVQKEIEILGSRNCTTEFPEVISYLEQGKFPVDEVISKVVPLDESEKALADWAIDQQGIIKIMIDFDK; encoded by the coding sequence ATGAAAGCACTAGTCCTCACAGCTATCGGTAAAACTGAACTCCGGGAAGTAGAAAAACCAGTTCCAAAATCCGGGGAAGTCCTCCTTAAAGTAGGTATGGTCGGTTTTTGCGGAGGAGATCTGAATAGTTATCGAGGTCTTTTTCCATTGCAAGAATACCCAAATATTCTAGGTCATGAAGTTGGCGGTACAATTGAGGACTTAGGTAATAATGTTCCGGCTGATATCAAAGTTGGTATGAAAGTGACGGTGTATCCTTATTTGAACTGTGGAAAATGCATAGCCTGCCGCAAAGGAGCCCGAAATGCCTGCAAGGAAAATAAAACTATGGGTGTGCGACGTCCCGGCGCTATGTGTAGATACATTGCCTTGCCATGGCAGGATGTTTTTCCATCAGAGAAATTGTCCCTTCGGGAATTAGCGTTGGCTGAGCCCCTCACCGTTGGTTTTCACTCAGTAAACCGCGCTAAAGCCACTTCTCAAGATCGTGTAGCTGTGATCGGCTGTGGAATCGTCGGTTTGGGAGCTGTCGCTGCTGCGGTTGAGCGGGGTGCGGAAGTGATCGCCATTGATCTGGATGATGCCAAGCTGGATATTGCAAAGAAAATCGGAGTCAGGCATACCATTAACCCAAAGAAATTAGACTTGCATCAGGCTCTACAGGAAATGACTACCAACGATGGCCCCGACGTGATTATTGAAGCAGTGGGTAGCCCTATTACTTATCGCCAAGCCGTAGAAGAAGTCGCATTTACCGGAAGAGTAGTTTGTATAGGCTATGCAAAAACACCCGTAGAATTCAACACTTCTCTTTTTGTACAGAAAGAAATAGAAATCTTGGGTTCGAGAAACTGCACAACAGAATTCCCTGAAGTGATCAGTTACTTGGAACAGGGAAAATTTCCTGTAGATGAAGTGATCAGCAAAGTGGTACCCCTAGACGAGTCCGAAAAAGCACTTGCTGACTGGGCCATAGATCAGCAGGGAATTATTAAAATAATGATAGATTTTGACAAGTAA
- a CDS encoding sugar phosphate isomerase/epimerase family protein: MIKSCVTIALVPQIKTGPWIFWEDLEAGMAKAAKLGFDAIELFTASPDAISIPRLKELLEKYKLKLAAVGTGAGKVIHGLTLTDPDSEIRKKAISFISDMIDFGAALGAPAIIGSMQGNVLPESNREETMSWLAEGLNKLGKHAESNQVILIYEPLNRYETNLLNTLEAGSNFLDTLETKSVKLLADLFHMNIEEGNPEESILNWGKNIGHVHFADSNRRPMGFGHTSMKPIAEALNTIGYSDYASAEAFPYPDPDAAAEQTIAEFRKWFR, encoded by the coding sequence ATGATAAAATCCTGCGTAACAATCGCCCTGGTACCTCAGATCAAAACCGGTCCTTGGATTTTTTGGGAAGACTTGGAAGCCGGAATGGCAAAAGCTGCCAAGCTTGGTTTTGATGCGATAGAGCTTTTTACGGCTTCCCCTGATGCAATTTCAATCCCAAGACTTAAAGAGCTGCTGGAAAAATATAAGCTAAAACTAGCTGCCGTGGGAACGGGTGCCGGTAAGGTAATTCACGGACTGACGCTTACTGACCCTGATTCAGAAATTAGAAAAAAAGCTATTTCCTTTATCTCAGACATGATTGACTTTGGTGCTGCTTTAGGAGCTCCTGCAATTATCGGCTCAATGCAGGGAAATGTACTTCCCGAAAGTAACAGGGAAGAAACCATGTCTTGGCTGGCTGAAGGATTAAATAAACTGGGAAAACATGCTGAATCAAACCAAGTGATTCTGATCTATGAACCGCTTAATCGCTACGAAACCAACTTACTAAACACGCTTGAAGCCGGATCAAATTTCTTGGATACCCTAGAAACCAAGTCAGTGAAACTGTTGGCAGATTTATTCCATATGAATATTGAAGAAGGAAATCCGGAAGAAAGTATTTTGAACTGGGGAAAAAATATCGGCCACGTACATTTTGCGGACAGCAACAGAAGACCCATGGGTTTTGGACATACTTCCATGAAACCGATCGCTGAAGCGCTTAATACAATTGGGTATAGTGATTATGCCTCTGCGGAAGCTTTCCCCTACCCAGATCCTGATGCTGCAGCTGAGCAGACGATAGCTGAGTTTAGGAAATGGTTTCGTTAA
- a CDS encoding L-rhamnose mutarotase, with translation MKRYALTLDLIDNEESIKEYEQHHAAGAAWPEVTQHDKDAGILNLEIFRTGNRMFMLLETVDEFDFAEKAKFDASNPKILEWEAFMWKYQQPIPWAKPGEKWVLMKRIFKSGE, from the coding sequence ATGAAACGTTACGCACTTACACTAGACCTCATCGACAATGAGGAATCCATCAAAGAATACGAGCAGCATCACGCCGCCGGAGCTGCATGGCCTGAAGTTACACAGCATGATAAAGACGCTGGAATTCTAAATCTTGAAATATTCCGCACTGGCAATCGCATGTTTATGCTGTTGGAAACAGTTGATGAATTTGATTTCGCTGAGAAGGCTAAATTCGATGCCTCTAATCCAAAAATCTTAGAATGGGAGGCATTCATGTGGAAGTATCAGCAGCCTATTCCCTGGGCAAAACCAGGTGAAAAGTGGGTATTGATGAAAAGAATATTCAAGTCAGGTGAATAA